In Paracoccus methylovorus, a genomic segment contains:
- a CDS encoding DUF1127 domain-containing protein codes for MAVLDLIHGGTHRNGIAGNGAIAKFVANARDYMARRAVYRQTLRELADLSTRELDDLGLNRSNIRSVAYEAAWGTK; via the coding sequence ATGGCTGTTCTCGATCTGATCCATGGCGGTACGCACCGCAACGGCATCGCTGGCAACGGCGCGATCGCGAAATTCGTGGCCAACGCCCGCGACTATATGGCCCGCCGCGCGGTCTATCGCCAGACCCTGCGGGAACTGGCAGACCTGTCGACCCGCGAACTGGACGACCTGGGCCTGAACCGCAGCAATATCCGCAGCGTGGCTTATGAAGCCGCCTGGGGAACGAAATAA